TCGACCGGGGGGCCGAACCCGAGCTTCGTTCCCGGATAAAGCGTCTGTACCGCCTGCGCCATGACGTGCGAAAGCGAGTGGCGAATGCGAAAGAGCTTCTCGTCCTGGGGTTTGTCTTGGATGACGGGCATGGCCTGATGTCTCTCGGTCGTGGTTTGTCGTGTCCGTGGTCGTCGCCAGGTTCTCGTGACGAACCCGTGCGATGGCTGCGAAACGTGCAATGACGCGCGGCGAAATGCAAGTCTGGAGAAGAAAAAGTAGGTGTTCTACGCCCCGAGGGGTCCCCGATGCGGGGCTCGGTGCGTCACCAACTATGGGTAGAAGCAGAGGCTTCCGCCGGTCGCGCCTTTGGCGGGGATGTTCAGCGCCGGTTCGTCCTCGTCAATGGCGAGGAGGAACGCTACGAGCTGCGCTCGCTTGGTCGCGTCGATGGTGAAGACCTGCGCGAGGGCCGATTGGTGATGGCTCTTGAAGAGCGTATCGTCGAGCAGCTCTTCCAGCGTGCGGGCATTGCCAGCACGGAAGTACGGGGCGCCGACTTGCATGCCGAGCAGCGACGGCGGATTGAATCCGCGGCCGGTGTCGCCATTGCCTTGCGCGACCGTCGTCATGTCGTCTCGGACTTCGAGCACGCCGACTTCGGCAGGAGCGATGCCGAAGGTTCCGACGGGCCTGAGGACGCATTGAATTTGTTCGGCGCCCGGAGGAGCACCAAAACGCATGCGCGCATCCGTCATTGCATTGGCAGGTGGGCTAGCCCAGCGCGATGGTCGAAATACTGCAAACTCAGTATACTGGCTGTTCCGCTACGGTCCTACCGGCTCTTCGAGGGTATTCTTATCGGGTGTGGAATCCACCATGCACAGGCATGACATGCACCCACCGAAGGTCACGACGACGAGCCCCAAAATGGCGATCAGCGCAATCGTCGACGGGTGCATTTTGTTTTTTGCAGGCGCTTGGGGCGCCATCGCTTGCCCCGGATACGCTCCCTGACCCGGGTATTGTGCCATTTGCGGATGCATGGGAGCGGGCCCTTGCTGGCCATAGCCTTGATGAGGCGTTTGTCCCGGCGCTCCATAACTTTGCATGGGGGTTTGTCCCTGTGGAGTGTACATGGAAGGCGCGTGCGATTGCGGCGTTGCGCCGATGGTCGGCGCCGACGTATATCCCGGACCATACGCCGTTGGCATTGCCCCAGATCCTGCCGGATTCACGACCGCGCTCTGCGGCTGCGGGACCGGCGCGACACCCGTGATCCGACCAATTCGCTCCGCCGATAACCGTCCCGATACCGGTGCGAATCGAACGAGCGCCGCGGCAAATTCGCCCACGTTTGCAAATCGCCTGCTTGCATCCTTTTCGAGGCACTTGGCAATGATGGCTTCGAGCTCGGGAGGAGCATCGGGTCGCGTGCTGCGTAAAGATTCTGGCGGGCTCGACAAAATGGCGGCATAGACCTCGGGCACCGTCGACCCTTGAAATGCAAGCCTTCCCGTCAAGAGTTCGTGCAGAATGACTCCGAGCGCCCATATGTCGGTCCGAGCATCCACGTGTTTCGACGACCGTAATTGCTCGGGAGCCATGTATCCCGGCGTCCCCAGGACGCTCGACGTTTGCGTCAAGTTTTGGGCGGCTGGTTGATCACCGGCCAGCGCGGCTTTCGATATGCCGAAATCGAGCACTTTCACGCATGTCGATCCATCCGCGCGCCGAGTCAAATACAAATTGGCAGGTTTTAGATCTCGATGAACGATCCCGGCCACGTGCGCTTCCGCGAGCGCTTCACAAGCCTGGAGCAAGTAGTCGACCGCCTCTTCGATTCCAAGCGGTCCGCGTTGACGCACATACTTCGATAGGTCCGACCCTTCGAGGTATTCCATGACCATGTATGGTTCGCCCGAATCGAGCGCGCCGACGTCGAGCACGCGCGCGACATGCTCGCTCTGAATGCGACTTGCACTGCGCGCTTCGTTTCCAAATCTGGCGACGATGTCTGCGTGCGTCAATGCGTCGGGCTTCAGTAGCTTGATGGCCACCATGCGCCCGAGATGCAGGTGATGCGCGGCGAGCACGATGCCCATTCCACCTTCACCGAGCACCCGCTCGATACGAAACTTGCCTGCGACGACGGTGCCCGGTTGGAGGGTAGCCATGGCGGCGCAGTGTTTCACGAAACGGGATGGATTGGCAAGGTCAATGCCGGAGCGTCTTTCCCCGCATGCGATGTTGTCCTACGCTCGGCCTCATGGAGCGAAGTTACGCTATGGGTTTGATTGCAATGTGTGTTACGGATCCTGCATTTCCGCCACGTCTTTCGTCGCGGCATCCATCCAAACGCGCAATTCCGTTTCGGTGGTCGGCACGTCGTCACCCCAAAGCCGCACGGTTCCGTCTTGACCTGCCGAAATGAGCGCTCGGCCATCGGGCGCGAAAACGATGGAAGAAACGGCGCCGGTATGCCCCACGAGCGCTCGATCTTCGCGGCTATCCAAATCCCAAAGCCTCATTTGGCCGTCGACACTGGCCGTGGCAACGCGTTTTCCGTCGGGCGCAACCGATGCGCTCACGACCATACGATCGTGCCCGCGGAGCACGCGTAACGTCTTTCCCGTTTCAAAGTCCCATATGCGAACGGATGGTTCGAATCCAAGCGATACGAATCGTTTGCCATCAGGAAAAAACGCAATTTTCGTGACGCCATTGCCACTTGCATCAATGACGCGATTCGTGCCTGCTTCGAGGTCCCACAGGCGAATCGTATGGTCCATGCTTCCCGCAGCCAATGTCTTGCCGTCCGGCGAATAGGTCAATGCCCGAATGCCTCGCTCGGCCTTGCCCAACAACTTCACTTCCCGCGGAGCGAGCTTGATCAATTGCACGCTGGTGTCGTCACTTCCCGTTGCCAGCGTTTGCCCATCAGGTGAAAATACGAGCGCCTCGACATTTTTTTCGTGTTCGAAGACGATCTCGAACGTGCTCGTCGACAGATCCCAAAGTCGAACTTTCTTGTCCACGCCGCCCGTTGCAATGAATTTGCCATCCGGGGAAATGGCCATTCGATGCGCGTTGCCTCGGAACGCACGCAGAATGGTCGGCAGCTCGCCCGAAAGCGGAATGATACGAACGGTGCCGTCTTCTCCCGACGTGGCGATTTTATTTCCATCGGCGAAGACGCGCACATCGAGCACTCGGCCTTCGTGTTTGGTGAGTATTCGAGGCGCGGCCGCATCGAGGCTGTGCAGCGAAACCGTGCCCAATGCACCCGCCGAGACGATGCGATTGCCATCGGGCAAATACCTCGCCATGACCAGCTCTTCGGCCTGCTCGGTGACGACGCGATCCACGCGCGCGCCCATTCTCCATACGCGCATCGTTTGATCGAATCCCGCCGCTGCGAGGTATTTGCCATCAGGCGAAAACGTGACGCCGTGAAACGCCAGCCAATCTTGAAAACCACCGAGCGTCGTGCGCTGACCATCCGCGACATTCCACACGATGACATTACGATCTTTGCCTCCGACGGCGAGTTGTTTGCCATCGGGGGAAAGCGTCATCGTTTTGATTTCTCCTCCGTACAGGCCCCACACGCGCACGGCGCCCGAAACGACGTCCGTGGATCGCACCGAACGGTCCTTCGAGCCCGAAATCAATGACGCTCCATCGCGCGAAAAGACGAGCGCCGTGACTTCGTCGGTATGCACGCGGAACGCGCGACCTTGGCCTCCCGTCGTGCTCCACAGGCGAATCAATCCATCGACGCTGCCGGTGGCAATCATTCGCGCATCCGCCGAGATGGCAATGCTCGAGCAAACCCCGGATTGTCCAGGAAAAATGTCGTGGCGTCCCGTCGTGACATCCCAAACCACGAGCTTTCCGGCTTCGACGAATGCGAGCAGGCGGCCATCTTCTGAAAATACCGGCCCGCGACTCATTTCGACGCCCAGATTCGTCGCTACGCGCGTTCCTTCTTTCGTCTCGACATTCCACAAAAATATCCCGTCCCCGAGCCCTTGGGACGCGAGCCATTTGCCATCGGCAGAGAAGGTGACGTGAGTCACCCATTGCAAATGACCGCTGAGCACGGAGGACGTGCCTTTGGCGATGTCCCAAAGGCGCACGGCTTTGTCTTTGCCGCCCGTGGCCAATAATTTTCCGTCGGGCGTATAAGCAGCCGCCCAAATTTCGTCGGTGTGGCCCTCGAGCACCGTCGGTTCGCCATATTCGAGCGGCCAAATGCGAACGGTGCGATCGTCGCTTGCCGTGGCAATCGTTTTGCCGTCGGGCGCGAAGACGACCGCATTGATGCCGCCCGTGTGCGCTCGAAACACTTGTCCAATGCCGCGGGACAATGCATCGGCCGCCAGCGTGCGCGCCGCGGGCCACTTCGGGCTCTGCGCGGAAAGCGTCTTCAACCATGCAATGGCTTGGCTCGGGTCTTTGTCCATGAGCGCGCGGGCTTGCGCCAGCGTGAGCTCGTCGGCGCGACGAATGGCGTCGACCTGTTTTTCCCGCGCTTCCTGGCGTTGCATTTCTGCATCCGCACGTTGCCTTTGCGCTTCGGCTTCGCTTGCTTGCGCCCGATTTCGTTCGAGCACGATGCGCCGCACGCTCACCGTACCCATCGTCGTCAAGAGCGCCAGCACGGAAGTGGCCACGACGAGCGCCGTGCGATTAC
This window of the Polyangiaceae bacterium genome carries:
- a CDS encoding protein kinase, coding for MATLQPGTVVAGKFRIERVLGEGGMGIVLAAHHLHLGRMVAIKLLKPDALTHADIVARFGNEARSASRIQSEHVARVLDVGALDSGEPYMVMEYLEGSDLSKYVRQRGPLGIEEAVDYLLQACEALAEAHVAGIVHRDLKPANLYLTRRADGSTCVKVLDFGISKAALAGDQPAAQNLTQTSSVLGTPGYMAPEQLRSSKHVDARTDIWALGVILHELLTGRLAFQGSTVPEVYAAILSSPPESLRSTRPDAPPELEAIIAKCLEKDASRRFANVGEFAAALVRFAPVSGRLSAERIGRITGVAPVPQPQSAVVNPAGSGAMPTAYGPGYTSAPTIGATPQSHAPSMYTPQGQTPMQSYGAPGQTPHQGYGQQGPAPMHPQMAQYPGQGAYPGQAMAPQAPAKNKMHPSTIALIAILGLVVVTFGGCMSCLCMVDSTPDKNTLEEPVGP
- a CDS encoding serine/threonine protein kinase, whose product is MTSSIPRRSALGSSASSAESAAAKTMNGGERSEEIELSDAELSAVPSVPRALLKPPPPPGSWQEVGREEGLPIISRSAYESEGVYAEGGIGRIIKARDMRLNRIVAIKELHEPTEALARRFIREARMTARLEHPSIVSVHEVGCWPSGEPFFAMTFINGRPLGDIMKEAETLDQKLALLPHLYAVADAMAYAHDRRIIHRDLKPANILVGQFGETVVIDWGLAKDLNEAEPKTASDEDGALSTERSEYSKRYEATLAGIFVGTPAYMPPEQALAKPVDERADVYAIGALMYRALAGAPPFEGVDGLDVAVKLLASPPEPLGDRQKGLPQELVAIVEKAMNREVDQRYRTAKELAEDLRRFQTGQIVAAYQYSRKDLVRRFVRRNRTALVVATSVLALLTTMGTVSVRRIVLERNRAQASEAEAQRQRADAEMQRQEAREKQVDAIRRADELTLAQARALMDKDPSQAIAWLKTLSAQSPKWPAARTLAADALSRGIGQVFRAHTGGINAVVFAPDGKTIATASDDRTVRIWPLEYGEPTVLEGHTDEIWAAAYTPDGKLLATGGKDKAVRLWDIAKGTSSVLSGHLQWVTHVTFSADGKWLASQGLGDGIFLWNVETKEGTRVATNLGVEMSRGPVFSEDGRLLAFVEAGKLVVWDVTTGRHDIFPGQSGVCSSIAISADARMIATGSVDGLIRLWSTTGGQGRAFRVHTDEVTALVFSRDGASLISGSKDRSVRSTDVVSGAVRVWGLYGGEIKTMTLSPDGKQLAVGGKDRNVIVWNVADGQRTTLGGFQDWLAFHGVTFSPDGKYLAAAGFDQTMRVWRMGARVDRVVTEQAEELVMARYLPDGNRIVSAGALGTVSLHSLDAAAPRILTKHEGRVLDVRVFADGNKIATSGEDGTVRIIPLSGELPTILRAFRGNAHRMAISPDGKFIATGGVDKKVRLWDLSTSTFEIVFEHEKNVEALVFSPDGQTLATGSDDTSVQLIKLAPREVKLLGKAERGIRALTYSPDGKTLAAGSMDHTIRLWDLEAGTNRVIDASGNGVTKIAFFPDGKRFVSLGFEPSVRIWDFETGKTLRVLRGHDRMVVSASVAPDGKRVATASVDGQMRLWDLDSREDRALVGHTGAVSSIVFAPDGRALISAGQDGTVRLWGDDVPTTETELRVWMDAATKDVAEMQDP